In Cololabis saira isolate AMF1-May2022 chromosome 1, fColSai1.1, whole genome shotgun sequence, the following proteins share a genomic window:
- the LOC133454165 gene encoding histone H1-like has product MAEVAPAPAPAKAAKKKVSKPKKAGPSAAELIVKAVAASKERSGVSAAAVKKALAAGGYDVDKNKARVNTAIKSLVTKGTLVQTKGTGASGSFKISKNTDTKAKAPVKKAAPKAKKPAAKKPAAAKKAKSAAAKKPAAAKKSPKKVKKPAALKKTAKSPKKVAKSPKKVAKSPKKVLKKAPKANKSPAKKVAKPKAKKAAPKKK; this is encoded by the coding sequence ATGGCAGAAGTAGCTCCAGCTCCGGCTCCGGCCAAAGCCGCCAAGAAGAAGGTGTCCAAGCCGAAGAAGGCCGGCCCCAGCGCGGCAGAGCTCATCGTGAAGGCCGTGGCCGCGTCCAAGGAGCGCAGCGGCGTGTCCGCCGCCGCCGTCAAGAAAGCTCTGGCCGCCGGAGGATACGACGTGGACAAGAACAAAGCCCGCGTCAACACCGCCATCAAGAGCCTGGTGACCAAGGGGACCCTGGTCCAGACCAAGGGGACCGGGGCCTCCGGCTCCTTCAAGATCAGCAAGAACACTGACACGAAGGCCAAAGCTCCCGTGAAGAAAGCGGCTCCTAAAGCCAAGAAGCCCGCCGCCAAGAAACCCGCAGCAGCGAAGAAGGCGAAGAGCGCAGCAGCCAAGAAACCAGCAGCGGCCAAGAAGAGCCCCAAGAAGGTGAAGAAGCCCGCAGCGCTCAAGAAGACGGCCAAGAGCCCCAAGAAGGTCGCCAAGAGCCCCAAGAAGGTCGCCAAGAGCCCCAAGAAGGTGCTGAAGAAGGCCCCCAAAGCCAACAAGTCCCCCGCCAAGAAGGTGGCCAAGCCCAAAGCCAAGAAGGCAGCACCCAAGAAGAAGTGA